A portion of the Paenibacillus hamazuiensis genome contains these proteins:
- a CDS encoding transketolase family protein, with protein MRTTFIETLIDEAEQDERVFLITPDLGFSVLEKFQKKFPKRFLNVGIAEQNAIGIASGLALSGKIVYVYSIIPFITMRCFEQIRIDVAYLNANVRLVGVGAGLSYGPQGATHHAIEDIGLMRALPNMTVCCPGDPLEAREITKASINYKGPMYIRLGKNNEPRIHKPDTQITIGKAVEVTQGDYLALITTSNTLELGMQWVKEWANEDLQVRLISMPTVKPIDKEAIFNLIQEGIPIYTLEEHSIIGGLGTAIAEIIAESDKKIKFKRIGLPDSFSHNVGDQKFLREKLGLIKPLI; from the coding sequence ATGAGAACTACTTTTATTGAAACATTAATTGATGAAGCCGAACAAGACGAAAGAGTGTTTTTGATAACACCGGATCTGGGTTTCTCTGTTCTTGAGAAATTTCAAAAAAAATTTCCGAAGCGTTTCTTAAACGTAGGAATAGCAGAACAAAATGCTATCGGTATAGCATCGGGGTTGGCTCTTTCCGGGAAAATAGTTTATGTATATAGCATAATTCCCTTTATAACTATGAGATGCTTTGAACAAATACGAATTGATGTTGCTTATTTGAATGCAAATGTAAGATTAGTAGGCGTTGGTGCTGGACTTTCTTATGGCCCACAGGGCGCTACGCATCATGCAATAGAGGATATTGGACTAATGAGAGCTCTTCCAAACATGACAGTTTGTTGCCCCGGCGATCCTTTGGAAGCAAGAGAAATAACCAAAGCAAGTATAAACTACAAAGGGCCGATGTATATTAGACTAGGTAAAAATAATGAACCTCGTATTCACAAACCTGACACGCAAATAACGATTGGCAAAGCCGTGGAAGTAACACAAGGTGACTATTTAGCTTTAATTACTACAAGTAATACACTTGAGTTAGGAATGCAATGGGTAAAAGAATGGGCCAATGAAGACTTGCAAGTAAGACTGATTAGTATGCCAACAGTAAAGCCCATAGATAAAGAGGCGATTTTTAATCTTATACAAGAGGGTATACCAATTTATACCTTAGAGGAACATAGTATTATTGGAGGATTAGGTACAGCCATAGCTGAGATCATTGCTGAGTCTGATAAAAAGATTAAGTTTAAAAGAATCGGATTGCCGGATAGTTTTTCTCATAATGTCGGGGATCAAAAATTTTTAAGAGAAAAACTGGGCCTAATAAAGCCTTTGATATAG
- a CDS encoding glycosyltransferase family 2 protein, protein MGKPLLSIIIPTYNRANLLEKMLTSLLPQIGNYKDEIELIVSDNCSTDHTKDVIESALKKESFIYNKNNFNIGPVGNIFKTIQDIASGEFCWVLGDDDMVLNGKLHELIETIKKNNNFDYFFINYFVKSIEERNDIIDNNNSIYHPSFEECMLQDFVNKQLSSWEELFGIQTFMPSYLFTAIVSSLFRRSTWIKYSKAICLDNNAEMFSTLDTAYPHLKVIALSMHNKSVYYIGDPIVLLGQGSQEWFHLLPKLLLYRLRDAIILYEQIGVSEKYLNIVRQHYYIQYGTICAKLLEKNDDCSLELFNKAFDFEYLNGEIVNSFLKEMQLLLHKNKNNQKYLIDLLIRTLLNENDQDNLSIAIWGAGELGQFLYESSVELAKRVEVIVDSSPKVQGTIFKNKHKIQSPTYLINNQVDVVIIASIKYVDEIMSLINQLDIKSKVISVGNI, encoded by the coding sequence ATGGGAAAACCTCTACTTTCAATTATTATTCCGACATATAATCGTGCAAATTTGCTAGAAAAAATGCTAACATCCTTATTGCCTCAAATTGGAAATTATAAAGATGAAATAGAATTAATAGTTTCTGATAACTGTTCAACAGATCACACGAAAGATGTAATTGAAAGTGCTCTAAAAAAAGAGTCATTTATTTATAATAAAAATAATTTTAACATAGGGCCAGTAGGTAATATTTTTAAAACTATACAAGATATTGCTTCTGGCGAGTTTTGTTGGGTTTTAGGCGATGATGATATGGTTCTCAATGGGAAATTGCATGAACTAATTGAAACAATTAAAAAAAACAATAATTTTGACTATTTTTTCATTAATTATTTTGTTAAATCAATTGAAGAACGAAATGATATTATCGATAACAATAATTCCATATATCATCCTTCGTTTGAGGAATGTATGTTACAAGATTTTGTAAATAAGCAATTATCCTCTTGGGAAGAATTGTTTGGTATTCAAACTTTTATGCCATCTTATCTTTTTACGGCAATCGTTTCGAGTCTTTTTAGAAGATCCACATGGATTAAATATTCAAAGGCAATTTGTCTTGATAATAATGCTGAAATGTTTTCTACTTTAGATACGGCATACCCTCATTTGAAAGTAATTGCACTATCTATGCATAACAAAAGTGTTTATTATATTGGAGATCCAATAGTGCTGCTAGGACAAGGGAGCCAGGAATGGTTTCATTTATTACCCAAACTGTTATTATACAGATTAAGAGATGCGATTATTTTATACGAGCAAATTGGAGTATCTGAAAAATATCTTAATATTGTACGGCAACACTATTATATACAGTATGGAACTATCTGTGCTAAATTGCTTGAAAAAAATGACGATTGTTCACTTGAACTATTCAATAAAGCATTTGATTTTGAATATCTCAATGGTGAAATAGTAAATTCTTTTCTTAAAGAAATGCAGCTTTTACTTCATAAGAATAAAAATAATCAGAAATACCTGATCGATTTACTAATACGTACGTTATTAAATGAAAATGATCAAGATAACCTTAGCATCGCAATTTGGGGGGCTGGAGAACTCGGACAATTTTTATACGAAAGCTCAGTTGAATTGGCTAAGAGAGTTGAAGTTATTGTGGATAGTAGTCCTAAAGTTCAAGGTACAATATTTAAAAACAAACATAAAATTCAATCTCCAACTTACTTAATAAATAATCAAGTTGATGTTGTCATTATCGCATCTATAAAATATGTCGACGAGATCATGTCACTAATCAATCAACTTGATATAAAATCTAAAGTTATAAGTGTAGGAAATATATGA
- a CDS encoding UDP-N-acetylglucosamine 4,6-dehydratase family protein has product MIYQNKKILIIGGTGTIGYHLTKRLLEDNPKVIRIFSRDEHKQFQMNIDFRDYQDRLRFLIGDVRDYQRLLRAMEDIDYVFHLAAMKHVPACEYNPFEAVQTNVIGTQNVIQAAIQAGVKKVLFTSTDKAISPTNTYGATKLTAERLISAAEYQKGPKTTIFSSVRFGNVMGSRGSVIPLFKKQIIEDKVITVTDLNMVRYMMTPSQATSLVLEANILAEGGEVFVLKMPVVKLSDLVKVMIEEISLKNNIDPREVKVKETGLRPGEKMYEELMTDDEARISAELPDMYVIPSLFKEQKNSNVQVRKPDVLKEKSIQIEVLRDWLLTENLL; this is encoded by the coding sequence ATGATTTACCAAAATAAGAAAATTTTGATTATTGGGGGCACAGGTACGATTGGGTATCACTTAACCAAAAGGCTGCTTGAAGACAATCCCAAGGTCATTCGTATATTTAGCCGCGATGAACATAAACAGTTTCAGATGAATATTGATTTTCGAGATTATCAAGATCGACTGAGATTTCTAATTGGCGATGTACGGGATTACCAAAGATTACTGCGAGCAATGGAAGATATAGATTACGTTTTTCATTTAGCCGCAATGAAGCATGTTCCGGCATGCGAGTATAATCCATTTGAAGCGGTACAAACCAATGTGATAGGAACTCAAAATGTTATACAGGCAGCGATACAAGCCGGTGTAAAGAAAGTATTGTTTACAAGTACGGATAAGGCAATTTCACCAACAAATACGTATGGCGCGACCAAATTAACGGCAGAGAGGTTGATTTCAGCTGCAGAGTATCAAAAAGGCCCGAAAACAACGATATTTTCTTCTGTAAGATTTGGAAATGTTATGGGTTCGCGTGGATCAGTGATTCCCCTTTTTAAAAAGCAAATTATCGAGGATAAGGTTATTACTGTAACTGATTTAAATATGGTCCGATATATGATGACGCCATCGCAGGCTACTTCTTTAGTGCTTGAGGCAAATATTCTTGCAGAAGGTGGTGAGGTATTTGTCTTAAAAATGCCGGTTGTGAAATTATCGGATTTAGTAAAAGTAATGATTGAAGAGATTTCTTTAAAAAATAATATTGATCCTCGCGAGGTTAAAGTGAAAGAAACGGGTCTTAGGCCTGGGGAAAAGATGTACGAAGAGTTAATGACGGATGATGAGGCAAGAATCTCTGCGGAATTACCAGATATGTATGTAATCCCTTCGTTATTTAAAGAACAGAAGAATTCGAATGTACAAGTGAGAAAACCTGATGTATTGAAAGAAAAGAGTATCCAGATAGAGGTTCTTAGGGACTGGCTGCTTACTGAAAATCTTCTTTAA
- a CDS encoding glycosyltransferase encodes MRILLFRTAPKKIFDASLNHIKNVYPDATIDYLANIQFESDKKDIHKEYLLDYKGFLDLSKIPKAILNELRENKYEIIIFPYSLYGTSTHKNLLQIASKVNCKRVILFNDNGEDTQGKPSGLMINLWLQYFICLLLLTLIIPMCFFRYTKALISKADDRNLSESGLNLTPVKVIGGTTRISDTINRTKPVNDRVKIGCIARLDPIKGHRYLFEAIHLLLKINQNFEVLLIGTGPEAEFLKSYSEELGIQSHVAFLNYQADVRPFLETCDFFVLPSLNEAMPISIVEVMAAEKPIIATRTGSIPHIIADGNNGLLINPKSPEELSNAMLTLINNIDQRILLGKNAFKYYQEHFSVDVFWGKHMEVYQKSLVQKKDKPYIFLTTIYDMTYGGLQAYINLLESFSLNKGPRLKIVSIGQINLNLRVLLLIQFHKRFVSLFPQGGEIAAITIRQFLLWIVTFKELLFGDKPDVIHVHDVMGYHVLKPLCKRLGIGIVLTKHGDLAKEVAAIEKVDEHSFIYKYFSFMENKAYREAGHLIVVDHESQKRIDKIRRKEVDDQK; translated from the coding sequence ATGAGAATATTATTGTTTCGAACTGCTCCTAAGAAGATTTTCGATGCTTCTCTTAATCATATAAAAAATGTGTACCCGGATGCAACGATTGATTATCTGGCAAATATTCAATTTGAATCAGATAAAAAGGATATTCATAAAGAATATTTGCTGGATTATAAAGGTTTTTTAGATTTAAGCAAGATTCCCAAGGCTATACTTAATGAGCTCAGAGAAAATAAATACGAGATTATTATTTTTCCATATAGCTTATACGGAACGTCCACCCATAAAAATCTCCTGCAAATTGCCAGTAAAGTAAATTGTAAACGTGTTATTTTGTTTAATGACAATGGAGAAGATACTCAAGGAAAACCTAGTGGATTAATGATTAATTTGTGGCTGCAGTATTTTATTTGTTTGCTGCTGTTAACACTGATTATCCCGATGTGTTTTTTTAGATACACCAAAGCATTGATTTCTAAGGCTGATGATCGCAACCTTAGCGAATCCGGGTTGAATTTAACACCTGTTAAAGTCATTGGAGGAACAACTCGCATAAGCGACACAATAAATCGTACGAAACCGGTAAACGATAGAGTCAAAATTGGTTGTATCGCGAGACTGGATCCGATCAAAGGCCATCGGTATTTATTCGAGGCTATTCATTTATTATTGAAAATAAACCAAAACTTTGAAGTATTGCTTATCGGAACGGGGCCTGAAGCAGAATTTTTAAAAAGTTATTCAGAAGAATTGGGCATTCAATCACATGTTGCATTTCTTAACTATCAAGCTGATGTTAGACCATTCCTTGAAACATGTGATTTTTTTGTTCTTCCTTCGTTAAATGAAGCTATGCCGATTTCAATCGTTGAAGTAATGGCTGCTGAAAAACCTATTATTGCTACCCGTACCGGCAGCATTCCCCATATTATTGCTGATGGTAATAACGGTTTACTAATAAACCCCAAATCGCCCGAGGAATTATCCAACGCTATGTTGACTTTGATAAACAATATTGATCAAAGGATCTTGCTTGGTAAGAATGCTTTTAAATATTACCAAGAGCATTTTTCGGTTGATGTTTTTTGGGGGAAGCATATGGAGGTCTATCAGAAATCACTGGTTCAAAAAAAAGATAAACCTTATATTTTCTTGACGACAATTTATGATATGACGTACGGCGGATTACAGGCATATATAAATTTGTTAGAAAGCTTCTCTTTAAACAAAGGTCCTCGTTTAAAGATAGTTTCGATTGGACAGATTAATTTGAATTTAAGAGTTTTGCTCTTAATTCAATTTCACAAACGGTTTGTTTCCCTTTTTCCACAAGGTGGGGAAATTGCGGCTATTACGATTAGACAATTTTTACTTTGGATTGTTACATTTAAGGAACTTCTGTTTGGAGATAAGCCGGATGTCATTCATGTCCACGATGTGATGGGATACCATGTACTTAAGCCGTTGTGCAAGAGATTGGGTATTGGAATTGTATTGACAAAACACGGCGATTTGGCAAAGGAAGTAGCGGCAATTGAAAAGGTTGATGAGCACAGTTTTATATATAAATACTTTAGTTTTATGGAAAACAAGGCTTATCGAGAGGCTGGCCATCTCATAGTTGTAGACCATGAATCTCAAAAGAGAATTGATAAGATAAGACGAAAGGAAGTTGACGACCAGAAATGA
- a CDS encoding glycosyltransferase has protein sequence MKVIHAFPYHGVTGVNRYVSILNECLLELVPDIEIVNIIFCSNKETVKHKKINHPRIRYRFIESQMGMNLNYDPMSDVVPNLVAADLFEQILLDEKPDLINFQHLSDIGVSLVGSAKELGISTIVTMHDYWAICPRSFLINSDLELCNGPNLGLRCVNCFNDSKNTRLEELTPFVDRYKYINDIIDKKSDLVITVSDALRNRFVEEGWKADKVVTIRTSLGEAIKEQDHKPECDPKDQITFGFIGNMFVHKGPHILIEAFQRLKTPKARLIMYGSIDPLYRSTLYGLADGNGNIEFRGSYQANELADIFNEIDVLVVPTVCPEQPLVILEALQHRTPVIASNLGGVPEMVNNDFGALFEAGHVEELQRLLQKVTEDPEIIRSWIDHMPRLPSVEHFILNVFEYYRRIVGRADSKYNVDKSHLELLGPQDKGFLRKPIIPKQIRRIENYLDTYREAQIAIFGTGQLGRHVGSYLMNRGMQIIHYIDNDSNKWGSDIDGITVISPNQISGVSGLSIILVVSDWETEILDQLKNIESSAIKIGFYSYSI, from the coding sequence ATGAAAGTCATACATGCCTTTCCGTATCATGGCGTTACCGGTGTGAATCGTTACGTATCAATTCTAAATGAATGTTTACTGGAATTGGTCCCCGATATTGAAATCGTAAATATTATTTTTTGCTCCAATAAAGAAACCGTAAAACATAAGAAAATCAATCATCCGAGGATTCGTTACCGATTTATTGAAAGTCAAATGGGTATGAATCTTAATTACGATCCAATGTCGGATGTTGTTCCCAATTTAGTGGCGGCGGATTTGTTTGAGCAAATTTTATTAGATGAGAAACCCGATCTTATTAACTTTCAGCATTTGTCGGATATCGGTGTATCATTAGTCGGATCGGCTAAGGAACTCGGGATTTCTACTATTGTTACCATGCACGATTACTGGGCTATATGTCCTCGAAGCTTTCTGATTAATTCCGACTTGGAGCTTTGTAACGGCCCCAATTTGGGGTTGAGGTGCGTGAATTGCTTTAACGACTCAAAGAATACAAGATTAGAGGAACTGACTCCGTTTGTAGATCGCTATAAATATATAAATGATATCATAGATAAAAAATCAGACTTGGTCATCACTGTATCAGATGCATTAAGGAATCGGTTTGTCGAAGAAGGCTGGAAGGCGGATAAAGTCGTAACCATTCGTACTTCTTTAGGTGAAGCGATTAAAGAACAGGACCATAAGCCGGAATGCGATCCAAAGGATCAAATAACATTCGGATTTATCGGGAATATGTTTGTCCATAAAGGGCCGCATATTTTAATTGAGGCTTTTCAACGATTAAAGACACCGAAAGCCCGATTGATCATGTACGGGTCCATTGATCCCCTATACCGTTCAACATTATACGGTCTGGCGGATGGTAATGGAAATATTGAGTTTAGAGGTTCGTATCAAGCGAATGAATTAGCCGACATCTTCAATGAAATTGATGTACTTGTTGTTCCTACCGTTTGTCCGGAACAACCGCTTGTCATTCTAGAAGCACTTCAGCATAGAACTCCGGTTATAGCTTCAAATTTAGGCGGCGTACCCGAAATGGTGAACAATGACTTTGGTGCCCTTTTTGAAGCGGGTCATGTAGAAGAGCTTCAGCGATTGCTTCAAAAGGTCACCGAGGACCCGGAAATCATTCGATCTTGGATCGATCATATGCCGCGACTACCTTCCGTTGAACATTTTATTTTGAATGTTTTTGAATATTATAGAAGAATAGTCGGGAGGGCGGATTCGAAGTATAACGTAGATAAGAGCCACTTGGAACTATTAGGACCGCAAGATAAAGGATTCCTCAGAAAGCCGATCATTCCAAAGCAAATTAGAAGAATTGAGAATTATCTCGACACTTACAGGGAAGCCCAAATAGCTATTTTCGGAACGGGGCAACTGGGGCGGCATGTAGGAAGTTATTTGATGAATCGCGGCATGCAGATTATCCACTATATTGATAACGATTCCAATAAATGGGGAAGCGATATCGATGGAATTACCGTAATCTCGCCAAATCAAATTTCAGGCGTGTCAGGTTTGAGTATCATACTAGTAGTTTCTGACTGGGAAACGGAAATACTTGATCAATTGAAAAATATAGAAAGCTCCGCAATTAAAATAGGATTCTATAGTTACTCAATATAA